One Ahaetulla prasina isolate Xishuangbanna chromosome 17, ASM2864084v1, whole genome shotgun sequence genomic window carries:
- the TMEM79 gene encoding transmembrane protein 79 isoform X3 — MSAIAPSEDLAMVPLGKDSSPAAQLAHTHTQESSSDDAEATLPWDRAQHDAVGKMPVVLETDARPSPEGSMKAAALDSGTDHQAFLKPPEDNECSGVPSVAAHAFVPIDPLCIERRPRSHKKQPWQLGVPPQDGAPCQEEKGDPEQQLFLSRGCSGCLHDLPDPAREPFQNPCCRTKGCCNSANLKAVASMTTALIVFPGLIYGAYVFLPFEVPIMESMSARLVYTLRCGVFATFPIILGMMVYGVSRLCASSLQPFEELSREVEIHRHFVSQSVDLFILYFFNIAVLSTYLPQEGLKLIPLLTGLFAISRQSSTYDRKWARNFCC, encoded by the exons ATGTCGGCCATTGCCCCTTCGGAAGATTTGGCGATGGTGCCCCTGGGAAAGGATTCGTCCCCTGCTGCTCAGCTGGCCCACACTCACACCCAGGAGTCGAGTTCGGATGATGCCGAGGCGACTTTGCCCTGGGACCGAGCCCAACATGATGCAGTGGGCAAGATGCCGGTGGTTTTGGAGACGGACGCCCGGCCGAGCCCAGAAGGGAGCATGAAGGCAGCCGCGTTGGACTCCGGCACGGACCATCAGGCTTTCCTGAAGCCTCCGGAGGACAACGAGTGCAGTGGGGTGCCCTCCGTGGCAGCCCATGCCTTCGTCCCCATCGACCCCCTCTGCATCGAACGCCGTCCCAGGAGCCACAAGAAGCAGCCGTGGCAGCTGGGAGTGCCACCGCAGGACGGGGCACCGTGCCAGGAGGAGAAGGGTGACCCAGAGCAGCAGCTCTTCCTCAGCCGAGGCTGCTCGGGCTGTTTGCACGACTTGCCCGATCCTGCCAGGGAGCCATTCCAGAACCCGTGTTGCCGGACGAAGGGCTGCTGCAACTCGGCCAACCTCAAAGCTGTGGCTTCCATGACTACCGCTTTGATCGTCTTCCCGGGCTTGATCTACGGTGCCTACGTCTTCTTGCCCTTCGAGGTGCCCATCATGGAGAGCATGAGCGCCCGGCTGGTGTACACGCTGCGCTGCGGGGTATTCGccactttccccatcattttag GGATGATGGTTTATGGGGTGTCCCGTCTTTGTGCCTCCTCCCTGCAGCCTTTTGAGGAGCTGAGCCGGGAGGTGGAGATCCATCGGCATTTCGTCTCCCAGTCGGTCGACCTCTTCATTCTTTACTTCTTCAATATTGCTGTCCTTTCCACCTACCTGCCCCAGGAAGGGCTCAAGCTGATCCCGCTGCTGACGGGCCTTTTTGCCATCTCACG